A single genomic interval of Actinomadura rubteroloni harbors:
- a CDS encoding phosphoadenylyl-sulfate reductase produces MTVLEIDRPTLDLEDIVESAASALEGAPALEVIRWASATFGDRICLTSSMSDAALIHLVSKVKPGIDVLFVDTGYHFAETIGTRDAVEAVYPVNVINVTPSRTVAEQEAALGPRLYGRNPDLCCHLRKVEPLGRALEGYMAWFSGIRRDETASRRDRRVVEWDRKRGMVKVNPILGWTQDDMDNYMSDNGVLVNPLHYDGFPSIGCEPCTSRVAPGEDPRSGRWAGMGKTECGIHL; encoded by the coding sequence GTGACCGTGCTGGAGATCGACAGACCCACCCTCGATCTGGAGGACATCGTCGAGTCCGCGGCGAGCGCCCTGGAGGGCGCGCCCGCGCTCGAGGTGATCCGCTGGGCGTCCGCGACGTTCGGCGACCGCATCTGCCTGACGTCCTCGATGTCGGACGCCGCGCTCATCCATCTCGTGTCCAAGGTGAAGCCGGGTATCGACGTCCTGTTCGTGGACACCGGCTACCACTTCGCCGAGACGATCGGTACGCGCGACGCCGTCGAGGCCGTGTACCCCGTGAACGTCATCAACGTGACCCCGTCCCGGACGGTCGCCGAGCAGGAGGCCGCGCTCGGTCCGCGCCTGTACGGCCGCAACCCCGACCTGTGCTGCCACCTGCGCAAGGTCGAGCCGCTCGGCCGCGCGCTGGAGGGCTACATGGCGTGGTTCAGCGGCATCCGGCGGGACGAGACGGCCAGCCGCCGCGACCGCCGCGTGGTCGAGTGGGACCGCAAGCGCGGCATGGTGAAGGTCAACCCGATCCTCGGCTGGACGCAGGACGACATGGACAACTACATGTCCGACAACGGCGTCCTCGTGAACCCGCTGCACTACGACGGCTTCCCGTCGATCGGCTGCGAGCCCTGCACGAGCCGCGTCGCGCCCGGCGAGGAC